From the Agromyces laixinhei genome, the window TGGAACACGACATCGGGGTTCGTGATCATCACCCACTCGATCTCGGGCGGCAGACCGCGGACGGCCTCGTTGATGGCACCACCGTACCCGAGATTCGACGTCATCGGCACGTAGCGCGCTCCGGCAGCCGTGACGACCTGCTTCGTATGACCTGCTGCAGGAAGATTGTCTGCAACGACGACGAGTGGAGCGACGGATGCCGCGCTCGGCAGGCTTCGCAGCATCGACTCGAGCTCCGCCTCCGAGCGGTAGCTCACCGACACCACAGCGATCGTCGACGACGATGTCGCACTCATGTGGCTATCGGCGTCACACTCGCGGCCGCCTCGAACTGCACGACGCCTGCGCCGAACGGGTCGTCGGCGAAATCGAGCTGGCCTGCCGATTCGAGCAGTGCGAGCGGTTCCCCGAGGCCGTCGGTCGCGCCGGCGCTCAGAACCAGTCGACTGATGCCGAAATTGGTGTGGGGAATCGAGAACTGCACGTCGTAGCGGCCAGGCTCGGTCGGAAGCTCGATCCCGAACCCCTCGGTGTTGAGCCGGTAGATCGCCTGTCCGAGGGTCGATTGCAGGGTGAAGCCGGTGATCCACTCGGTCGGCTGGAGCACCTCGGCGTGAATCGTCACGACGAGCCCGGTGCCGCGCTCGATGGGGCCGGCGGGCAAGGGGTCGCCGGCACTGTCGGTGATGGACACCGAGGCGATCTCCACTATCGGGCGCTGTGGTTCGCCGGAGTCGTTCTCGTGGCTCGCGAGCCGATCCCGCTCGTACCCGTCGCGAAGTACGCGGACGCCTTCGCCGACATCACCGTCGTGCACCACCTGACCGCCGTCGAGCACGACAGCACGCGTGCAGACGTCGGCGACCTGCTCCGAGGAGTGGCTCACGAGCACGATCGTGCGACCCTCCTGCTGGAACTGACGGATCTTGTTCATGCACTTCAACTGGAACGGTTCGTCCCCGACCGCCAGTACCTCGTCGACGAGGAGGAGGTCGGGATCGGAGTGCACGGCGACAGCGAACGCCAGACGCACATACATGCCCGACGAATAGAACTTGACCTGCGAGTCGATGAAATCGCCGATTCCCGAGAACTCGACGATCTCGTCGAAGACGGCGTCGGTGTCTGCGGTCGACATGCCGAGGAGCGCCGCGTTGAGGTACACGTTGTCTCTTCCCGACAGATCCGGGTGAAAGCCGGCGCCGAGTTCGAGGAGAGCGGCGACTCGGCCGCGGCGGAACACAGCTCCCTCGCTCGCCTCGATGATGCCGCCGATCACCTTCAGGAGCGTGCTCTTTCCGGAGCCGTTGTGGCCGATGAGGCCGACGGTCTCGCCGAGTCCGATCTCGACATTCACATCTTGGAGGGCGAAGAACTCGGAACGAGATCTGGACCGAGACTTCCAGTAGAGGACGCGATCTTTCAACGACTTGTCCTTGTGGAGGACGAATCGCTTCGAGACGCGTTCGACGCGGACGAGTGGCTCTGCCATGGACGTGATGCTCACAGTTCCTGCGCGAAGTTGCTTTGAAGACGGGAGAAGATGCGCTGCCCGATGACCAGCAGTATTCCGCAGATGACGATCGCGACGAGCATGCGCAGCCAGAGGAGATCGGGCCAGAACTGCGTCGGGTCCGCGCTGCCCGAGATCCACATGGCCTTCTGCATGCCGAGTACTCCGAGCGTGACCGGGTTGGCGAGGTAGATCTCCTCGAGCACCGTTCCGCCGATCGCCGAATGCACGAAACTCATCGAGTACACGATCGGAGACGCC encodes:
- a CDS encoding ABC transporter ATP-binding protein, which encodes MAEPLVRVERVSKRFVLHKDKSLKDRVLYWKSRSRSRSEFFALQDVNVEIGLGETVGLIGHNGSGKSTLLKVIGGIIEASEGAVFRRGRVAALLELGAGFHPDLSGRDNVYLNAALLGMSTADTDAVFDEIVEFSGIGDFIDSQVKFYSSGMYVRLAFAVAVHSDPDLLLVDEVLAVGDEPFQLKCMNKIRQFQQEGRTIVLVSHSSEQVADVCTRAVVLDGGQVVHDGDVGEGVRVLRDGYERDRLASHENDSGEPQRPIVEIASVSITDSAGDPLPAGPIERGTGLVVTIHAEVLQPTEWITGFTLQSTLGQAIYRLNTEGFGIELPTEPGRYDVQFSIPHTNFGISRLVLSAGATDGLGEPLALLESAGQLDFADDPFGAGVVQFEAAASVTPIAT